The genomic stretch ACGTACGCCGTCAGGACTGCCGCACCCACCGCCTTGGACTGGTGCAGATCACGCTGTGCGTGCAGCGCCACCATGGAGTTGACGGCCACGAACGGGACGGACCAACCGAGGATCACCGCCACGAGCCGTCCGAACGCCCGCCAGTCATCGGCGGCGCCGCCGCTCTGCTTGTTGCGGGCGGCGTTCAGCGGCTGCACAGCCTCATGGCCGCGCCACCGCATCCACGGGCCCTTCACGGCCCACAGCACAGCCCACACGACGGCAGGAATGGCCAGCAGCCAACTCCCGGCCAGGCCCAGGTCGCCGACGACGAGGGTGACAAGCGGCGGGGCGAGAGCGCCGCCCACCGTGCCGCCCACCGCGAACACGCTCATCGCCGTCTGCGAGGAGCCTCCGGCGGCGCGGGCGTGGCTGGTGGCAGGCGGGTGATAGGCCGCGATCCCAATGCCGGCAAGGGCGAACAGCACCCACGTCAACCAGTAGTTGTGCACCAGTCCTGCGGCCGAGACTCCGGCGGCGGCGGAGCAGAACCCGGTCGGCACCAGCCACGTGCGGGTGCTGCGGTCGGCGATCAGCCCGAACAGCGGCTGGAACAGACTGGAGATGCCGCTGGCGGCGAACGCCAGACCCGAGACGGCCGCGTAGCTGTAGTGCCGCTCCGACATGAGAAACGGCAGAAGCGCGGGGATGGCGCCCTGGTACAGGTCGTCCACCAGGTGCGTACTCGTCAGAAAGCTGAGCTGGCCACGTTTCATGCGCGTTCCCCCGTGCTGTGTTCCCGCGGAGGAGGAAAACACCTCCGCTTCTCAGGTCCTCAGACAGGTACAGTAGGCGATCAACTCTGCAGGCGGCAACGCACTACTTTCAGTTCGCAGTCGAGTGCGCACAGTGCCGAACCGGCCGCCTTCCACACGAAGGAGAACCACGTGACCGCCACCCTGTCCGGCGTGCACGCCGATGACGGCCTGCCCGCGCTCGATCCGGCACCCACGCGCCTCGCGGAAACCCTCGATCGTCTCTGCACCGACTGGGCACAGGCAACCGGAGCCACACCGTTGACGGTTCCCCCGCTGCTCCGGGTCGAAGACCTCGCGCGGCTGGGCGTGTACGAGAACTTCCCGCAGCTCGCCCTGGTCTCCTCCTCGCTCAACGTGGAGGACACCTCGTCCGGGTGTCTTGCACAGCAGGCGGCTGCCGGGCGATTCACCCCGAAGGCCCTGCACTCTGCGCAACTCGCCTTGCCGTCCAGCGCCTGCTACGGCGTCTACCTGCACTACCAGGGCCGTCAACTCGACGAGGCCGGCGCGCTGGTGACGGTGCTCGGCCAGTGCTACCGCAACGAAGACCACTACGACGGCTTGCGGCGCCTGAAGGCGTTCCGTATGCGAGAGGTCATCTGCCTGGGCACGGCGGAGCAGGCCGCCGCGCACCTGGAGCACTCCTCCCAGTTCATCGAACGCCTCACCGCAGCCATCGGACTGCCGGTGCGGCGGCATGCCGCCTCCGATCCCTTCTACGACCAGAACGGTGACCGCGCCGCGTTCCAGCGGGTGGTGACGGTCAAACACGAGTACCACTACGGGGGCATGGCGATCGCCTCGGTGAACACGCACCACAAGTTCTTCGGCGAGCGTTGCGACATCACTGTTCCCGGGGAGGATGTCTCCGCCTCGACCAGCTGTGTCGGGTTCGGGATCGAACGCTGGCTCCACGCCCTGGCGGACCACTTCGGTGACTGGAGCCACGCTCAGGCGGCCGTGGAGAAAGCAGCCCGCAGCATCAGCTCGTAGGCCCCTCGTGCAGGTGGGCCTCGCCGGGGATCGTCCCGGCGAGGCCCACCGTCGTTCGGGCCGACGCGGCACAGCGTGCCTACGGAGCGACGCGGGTGCGGTGCGTGCGCACCGTCCAGCGGCCTCTGCTGCGGGACAGCTGGACCGGGTGGTCGAAGCACATGCTGACCCTGTCGCTGGTCAGCACTCCGTCCACCGGACCGGCTGCGAGGCAGCGCCCGTCCCGCAGGAGAGCCGCGTGGGTGACGGTGGACGGCAGCTCTTCGAGATGGTGCGTCACCAACACGGTTGCCAGACCGGGGTAGGCGGCCGGTAGCCCCTCCAAGTGTTCGATGAGCTGTTCCCGGCCGGCCAGGTCCAGGCCGGTGGCGGGCTCGTCGAGCAGCAGTACACGCGGTTGCGGCAGCAGCGCCCGCGCTATCAGCGCCCGACCGCGTTCCCCCTGGGAAAGGGTGGTCCAGCGGGCGGCGGCACGGTGTGCCAGTCCAAGGAGCTTGATGAGCTGATCGGCTTCGTGCTCCTGCTGCGAGGTCGGGGCCCAGCGGGGCGGCGGCTCAACGCTGCCCGTCACGCCCGTGACGACGACCTGCCGCACCGTAAGCGGCGTACGCAAAGGGTGTCGGGGGTTCACGTGCCCCACATGCTGGTGCAGCTCTCGCATGTCCACGCGTCCGAGCTGATGGCCGAGCACGTGCACGGTTCCACGGGTGGGGTGCTGTCGTGCCCCGAGCAGGCTCAGCAGTGTGGACTTCCCGGCCCCGTTCGGGCCGAGCAGCGCCCAGTGCTGCCCAGCCCCCACGGTTACTGACACTCCGGCAAGGATCGGGGTGCCGTCGCGGACGACGTCCACTGCGTCCGCGCGCAGAACGCCGGTGTCAGTCACGGGCCGCACCGTGAGCACGGTTGACCGCCGCCATCACGGCCTGTACGGAGGCAGTCAGGATGGAGGTGTCCCAGCCTGCGCCCCATACGTCTTGGCCCGCGGTACGGCAGTACGCGTAGGCGGCGGCGGGGGCGTCCGGCCCCGTGGCGGTGGCATGCTCGCTGTAGGTGAGGATGTCCACCGTGACACCGGCCTGCACCAGGGCATTCGTCAGCGCGGCAAGTGGACCGTTGCCGATACCCCGCACCGGGGTGCGGGCGTCGGGGGAGACGACGGTAGCGGTGAACTCGTGCTCCACTCCGTCCTGCCGGGTGGTCCAGCCGTCCAGCACATAGGGCCCGTCGTGCACGGGCGCGAGGTATGCGGCGTGGAACAGCTTCCACAGTTCCTCGCCGGACAGCTCCTGGCCGGTGTCGTCGGTGACCTGCTGCACCGTGCGGTAGAAGTCCGGCCGCATGGCCTGGGGCAGATCGAGCCCTTGGCCGGCGTGCAGGAGGTGCGCGATTCCCCCCTTGCCGGACTGGGAGTTGACGCGGATCACTTCCTCGTAGGTACGGCCGATGTCCGCCGGGTCGATCGGCAGGTACGGCACCTTCCACGGCGCCTCCGACGCAGGGACGTCCAGGTCTTCGGCTTCTTGGGCGTGGCGGACGAGTCCCTTGGAGATGGCATCCTGGTGAGTGCCGGAGAACGCCGTGTGCACCAGGTCCCCGGCGTACGGGTGACGTACGTGGACCGGGATACGGATGCACTCCTCCACGACCTGGCGTACGGCGTCGATGTCGGACAGGTCGATCATCGGGTTGACGCCCTGCGTGTAGAGGTTCAGCACCAACGTGACGAGATCCACGTTCCCGGTGCGCTCCCCGTTGCCGAACAGGCAGCCTTCCACGCGCTGCGCCCCGGCCAGCACGGCGAGTTCGGCACAGGCGACGCCGGTGCCACGGTCATTGTGCGGGTGCACGGAAAGGATCACCGCGTCGCGTCGGTCCAGATGCTTGTGCATGTACTCGATCTGGTCCGCGTAGACGTTGGGGGTGGAGATCTCCACCGTTGCGGGGAGGTTGATCACCACAGGGCGGTCCGGGGAGGCGTCCCACAGACTGGTGACGCTGTTGCACACGTCGAGAGCGAAGTCCGGCTCGGTGAGGTTGAAGACCTCGGGGGAGAACTCGAACCTGACGTCGGCTCCCGCCAGCTTCTGCTCCGCGCGGTGCATCAGATGCCCCGCGGCATCCAGGATCATCTTCTTGAGGTCGGCGCGGTCGCGGCCCAGTACCACGTTCCGCCAGGTGGGCGCGGAGGGCGTGTACATGTGCACCAGGACCCGGGGCAGCCCGGCCACCGAGTCGATGGTGCGGTCGATCAGCTCGGGGCGGGCCGGGGTGAACACCGAGACGGTGACGTCCTGCGCCACAGCGCCGCTGGTGGCCAGGTGGCGCACAAAGTCAAAATCGGTCTGGCTGGCCGAAGGGTATGCGACCTCGATCTCCTTGAAGCCCATCGCGCACAGCAGGTCGAACATGCGGCGCTTGCGCGCGGTGTCCATCGGCTCAGGGAGTGCCTGGTTGCCGTCCCGCAGGTCGACCGGCACCCACAGAGGCGCCGTCTCGATCCTGCGTGACGGCCACTCCCGTTCGGCGTCCGCCAGGGGGACGTCGACGCGGTCGTGCGCGGGCTGATAGCGGTGGTGCGGCATGCTGCTGGGCCGCTGTGGATTCCACGCCGGGCTGTCTGCCGGGATCTCACCGGCCGGGGTGTTCAGCGTGGGGAAAGCGGACTTGTCGGGAACGCTCACTACGGGCTTCCTTCTTCTCGGTTGCGGCCGACCGGCACACGCCGGAACCCCGCTGCGGGGTGCCGGTCGATTCAGGCCCCGCAGCGGCAGCCGAGAAGAAGAAGGAAGCCGCGCATCGTCACGACAGATACACTAACGACATCTCAGCTCCGCAGACAACCTGAGAAGTGATCGGACCCGTCATGCCACTAGACGCACTGCGCCCCAGCTCCCTGGTCGACCAGGCCACCCAGCGCCTCCGCGAGGAGATCACCTCCGGGACCTGGGCGGTGGGCACCAAACTCCCGGGCGAAACCGCCCTCGCCAGCACGCTCGGCGTAGGCCGTTCGACCGTGCGCGAAGCCCTCCGCGCCCTCGCCGGCGCGGGGTTGGTGCAGGCGAGGCAGGGCGCAGGCGTGTTCGTCACCGCCACCACCCCGCGGGAGGACTGGCCCACTCGGTTGCGGCAGTCCGCCATCACCGACATCTACGAAGTCCGCGCCATGCTGGAAGTCGAGGCCGCGCAGCTCGCCGCACAGCGCCGCACGCCCGACGACGTCATCGCGCTCAACGACGCGATGGACCGCCGCCGCCACGCCGCCGCCGGTACCAACGCCGAGTTCGTGGACGCGGACATCAGCCTGCACGCCGCCGTCGTCGCCGCCGCACACAACCCTGTACTGACAGGCCTGTTCACCGAGTTCCTGCCGTCACTGCGCAAGGGCCTGGTCGACCTTCTGGAACTCGCCGGCCTGCGCGCCGCCGACCCCCACGACGGTGAGGACTCCCACGCGGCACTCGTCGACGCCGTGGCGCGTGGCGACGCGGACGCCGCCGGAGACATCCTGCGTACGGAACTTGAGCAGACTCTCGCGCGCCTCAAGGCCGTCTGACAGCGGGCGACCTCACCGTCATGAGTACATCGCCGCTGATACGGCCCTATCCGTACCCCACACCGCCAGTTGCCCGGTGGAAGATCTTGTTCTTCCCCCACTCGGGCGGGTCCCCGGCTTCATACAAAGAGTTCGCGGCCTGCCTGGCCGGCAGCGCCCACACCGCGGCCGTGCACTACCCCGGCCGCGCCGAACGGTACCGGGAACCCTCGTTCACCAGCGTCCATACACTCGCTGACGAGATCGCGGACAGGCTCCCCGCGTGGCTCGGCGAAAGCCCAGCACTCTTCTTCGGGCACAGCCTCGGTGCCGCGATCGCCTACGAGGTCGTCCGCCGTGTCCCCGACCAGCACCGGATGCTGCTCGTCGCCTCCGGGCACCCCGCGCCGTCCCGGCTCGAGCTGCCACCACTTGCCGGCCCCGGCGGCGACCCTGACGGTCCTCTCGTCAGCCTGGTCTCCGCCCTCGGTGGGGACACGCCCGAGATCCTGGAGCACCCGGTGCTGAGACAGATGTTCCTGCCCGTCATCCGCGCGGACCTCACCGCCCACGCCGGCTACCGCCCCGCCCCCGGCTCCGTCATCCGCTGCCCCCTCATCGCCTTGGAAGGCGACGCGGACCCCCTCACCAACCGCTCCGACATGCACGCCTGGTCCAAGCACACCCTCTCGACATTCCATCACCACACCTTCCCTGGCGGTCACTTCTTCATCAATCACCACATCCCGCGCATCACAGACATCATGCGCGCCGCCATGCGACAGGAAGAAGCCGCGGCATAATCGGCGTACGACGTGCCGGCCGCGGAGCGCTGCCAGAACCGGGTGGGCGGCCTCGTCACTCGGCATCAGATCTGCTCGGGACCTATGGCGGTCGGCCCGCTCAGGCCAAGCTCACCCGCACCTCGCCGCCCTTGGGGTCGACGCGGCCCGTCCAGCGGGCGGTGAGGGTCAGGGGGCGGTTCGGCAGCGCGGCGCCTAGGCCAGGGCGCTCGCTGTGCAGGAGGCGGCCGTCCTGGTGGATCCGGAGGACCGGGCGGGTCAGCGGGGTGCTGGTGCGCAGGACGTAGCGGGCGGGCGGGGCGGCCGGGGTGATGCGGTTCGGGGCGATCCAGCGCAGCGGGGCCTCGACGGCGAGCGGGAGTCCGGGCTCCGGCCAGGGCTTGCCCGCCAGGAAGTCCAGGACGGCACCGGCCACCCCGGCCCCCTCACCGGCCGCCGTGCCGGCGCGCTCGACGGCGTGCACGACGTTCCCGGCGGCGAAGACTCCCGGGCGCGAGGTGTGCAGGGCGCCGTCGACGGCCGGACCACGGGTGCCGGGGTCCAGGGCGAGGCCGCCGCGGCGGGCGAGTTCGTGGTCCGGGACGAAGTCGCCGGTGAAGACGACGGTGTCGCAGACCAGTACGGCCGTACGGCCGTCGCGGTGCCGGACACGGACGCCGGACAGGCGTCCCCGGCCGAGGAGTTCGGCGACCGTGGTGTCCGTGAGCAGGGGAATGCCCTGGCACAGCCGGGCCGCCCGGGCGCGGGCCCGGCCGGTCTGGGCCCGCGGGTGTTCCGTGACCAGGGCGACGACCTCGGCACCGGCCGCGCGCACGGTGGCGGCCGCCGCGTAGGAGACATCCTCGGCGCCGACGACGACCGCGCGGGCGCCGACGTCCTGCCCGAACAGGTGGACCGCCTGCTGGAGTTCACCGGTGGTGTAGACACCGGCGGGGCGGGTGCCGGGCACCAGCCGGGCGGTGCGCGGCCGTTCCCGGGCACCGGTGGCCAGCACGACGGCCCGCGCCTCGATCGTCTCCGGGCCGCCGGGGCCTACGGCGGTGAGCACCGGANNNNNNNNNNNNNNNNNNNNNNNNNNNNNNNNNNNNNNNNNNNNNNNNNNNNNNNNNNNNNNNNNNNNNNNNNNNNNNNNNNNNNNNNNNNNNNNNNNNNNNNNNNNNNNNNNNNNNNNNNNNNNNNNNNNNNNNNNNNNNNNNNNNNNNNNNNNNNNNNNNNNNNNNNNNNNNNNNNNNNNNNNNNNNNNNNNNNNNNNNNNNNNNNNNNNNNNNNNNNNNNNNNNNNNNNNNNNNNNNNNNNNNNNNNNNNNNNNNNNNNNNNNNNNNNNNNNNNNNNNNNNNNNNNNNNNNNNNNNNNNNNNNNNNNNNNNNNNNNNNNNNNNNNNNNNNNNNNNNNNNNNNNNNNNNNNNNNNNNNNNNNNNNNNNNNNNNNNNNNNNNNNNNNNNNNNNNNNNNNNNNNNNNNNNNNNNNNNNNNNNNNNNNNNNNNNNNNNNNNNNNNNNNNNNNNNNNNNNNNNNNNNNNNNNNNNNNNNNNNNNNNNNNNNNNNNNNNNNNNNNNNNNNNNNNNNNNNNNNNNNNNNNNNNNNNNNNNNNNNNNNNNNNNNNNNNNNNNNNNNNNNNNNNNNNNNNNNNNNNNNNNNNNNNNNNNNNNNNNNNNNNNNNNNNNNNNNNNNNNNNNNNNNNNNNNNNNNNNNNNNNNNNNNNNNNNNNNNNNNNNNNNNNNNNNNNNNNNNNNNNNNNNNNNNNNNNNNNNNNNNNNNNNNNNNNNNNNCGTCCCCGCCCAGTCCAGAACCGTCATCCAGGTCCGGATCACCGCGCCGGCCCGCTCGGCGGCCTCCGTCAGCAGACGGGCGTACCGCGGGCCGGTCAGCGGGCGGGTCCAGGTGCCGAAGCCCCCGTGCGCGCAGTGCCGTGGTACCCCGCCGGCCTGCTGCTCCCGCTCCAGCACCGCCACCCGCCCGGCGCCGGTGGCGGCCAGCCGCGCGGCGGCGGCGAGTCCGGCCGGACCGGCGCCGACGACGAGGACGTCGACAAAACGAGAAGTCGCCCTCTCCGATCTCGGTCCCGTCGTACCCGGTCCCGTCGTACCCGGTCCCGTCGTTCCCGGTCCGGTCGTACCCGGTCCCGTCGTACCCGGTTCCGTCATGGTCGCCCCCTCTCGAACAGCTCCCGCACCGCCGCACCGCAGAAGAACCCCTGGCAGCGGCCCGCTCGGGCACGGGTGCGCCGGCGTAGGCCCCCCAGGGTGCGGGGCGGGATCGTGGCGGCGAGGGCGTCGCGGATCTCGCCGCGGGAGACGCGCTCGCAGTGGCAGACGAGGGTGCCGTACTCGGGGTCGGCGGCGATGAGTTCGGGCCGCTGGTAGGGGCGCGGGAAGGCCTCGCCCAGGTTGGGCATGGTCACCGGCTCCGGCTCACGCAGCGGGCCGAGGTCGAGCCCGGTGCCGGCCAGCAGGCCGGTGACATGGGCGGCGATGGCCATCGAGGCGGTCAGACCGGTGGAGCGGATCCCGCCGACGGTCACGTACCCGCGTTCGGGGTGGGCGGCGATGCGGTAGTCCTCCTGCCCGGTGGCCGCGCGCAGCCCGGCGTAGACGGCGGTGACCTCCTCGTCGACGAGGGCGGGCAGGATACGGCGGCCCTGGTCCCGCAGTCCGGCGAGGCCGTCGGCGGTCGAGCCGGTGGCCCGCTTGTCGTCCAGGTCCTCGGCGGTGGGGCCGAGCAGGACGTTGCCATAGACGGTGGGGGCCACCAGGACACCCTTGCCGAGCGCGGTCGGGACGGGCAGGAGGATGTGCCGGACGAGGGGGCGGGCGAGCTTGTCGTACACGAGGAGCTGGCCGCGGCGCGGGGTGACGGTGAAGTCCTCGTGACCGAGCAGCCGGTCGACGGTGTCGGCGTGCAGTCCGGCCGCGTTGACCAGGCGGCGGGCGTGCAGGGGGCCGCGGGAGGTGAGCAGCCGGTGGCTGTCGTTCTCCCAACTCACCCGGATCACCTTGGCGTTGAGGTGCAGATCCACTCCGGCGCGGACCGCCTGGGTGGCGTGCGCCAGGGTTGTCGTCCAGGGGCAGATGACGCTCTCGCCGGGCACGTGGAGGGCGCCGAGTGCTCCGGGGCCGAGGTGGGGTTCACGGGCGTACAGTTCGCCGGGGCCCAGCGGGCGTGTCTCGTGGTAGCCGTTGCGTTCGGCCTTCTCGGCCAGCCTGGGCAGTGCGGCCAGCTGCTCCTCGTCCCAGGCGACCAGCAGGGCGCCGACGCGTTCTACCGGGATGCCGGACTCGGCTGCGTAGGCGCCGAGCCGGTCGCAGCCCTCGCGGACCAGGCGGGCCTCCAGGGTGCCGGGTGCCGCGTCGAAACCGGTGTGCAGGATCGCCGTGTTGGCCTTGGAGGTGCCCTGGCCGACGTCGTCCTGGGCCTCGACCAGGGCGACGCTCAGGCGGGGGTGCCGGGAGAGTTCACGGGCGAGTGCGCAGCCGACGACGCCGGCGCCGGCGATCACCACGTCGTACATCCGTGAGGGCAGCGGGCCTGCCGCGGTGACGGTGACGGTCATCAGTCGAGCAGGGCCGCGACGGCGGTGCGGAAGCGGGCGCGGCGTTCGGCGGCCTGGTCGGCGCTGATGCGGGGTTCGTACACGGCGGCGGGCTTCCAGTCGGGCAGGGCCTGTTCGACACCCAGCGCGGGGTCCGCGCCCAGGCGGGCGAGGGCGGCCGCGCCGAGTGCGGTCGCGTCGGGCAGCGCGGATACCTCGACGGGGCGTTGCAGCAGGTCGGCCTGGGTCTGCATGAGCAGCGTCGAGCGGGTCAGGCCGCCGTCGACACGGAGCGTTTCCAGCGGTGCGCCGAGGTCGGCGGCGGCTGCGTCGGCGAGTTCGGCGACCTGGGCGGCGACGCCCTCGCACAGGGCGCGCACCAGATGGCCGGGGCCGGTGTCGAGGCCGAGTCCGGTGAGCGAGCCGCGTACCTCGCCGCGCCACCAGGGGGCGGCGAGTCCGGCGAGGGCGGGTACGAAGGTGACGCCGCCGCTGTCGGGGACGGAGCCGCCGACGGGGTCGAGGTCGGCGGCGGAGGAGATGATCCCGAGGTCGGTGAGCCAGCGGACGGCGGAGGCGACGGTGTAGACCTGGCCGTCCAGGCAGTAGCCGGTGTTTCCGGCGAGCCGCCAGGCCACGCAGCTGACCAGGCCGGAGGTGCCGCGCCGGGGGCGGTCGCCGGTGTGCGCGAGCAGGAACGCGCCGGTGCCGTACGTGCACTTGGCGGCGCCGGGTGCGGTGATGCGCTGGGCGAGCAGGGCTGCCTGCTGGTCCACGGCCAGACCGGTGAGCGGGATCTCGTGGCCGAACGCCGTGGTCGTGCCGATGTGCTGGGCGTTGTCGGTCACCTGCGGAAGCCGTTCCTCGGACAGGCCGTACACCTCCAGCGCCCGCGGCGACCACTGCGCGCGGTCCAGGTCGAGGAGCTGGGTACGGCCGGCGGTCGCGGCGTCGGTGGCGTAGGCGCCGGTGAGGCGGTGGACCAGCCAGGCGTCGGAGGTGGTGACGACGCCCTCGCGGGTGCGGTGGCGGCGGATCCAGGCCATCTTGGGCGCGGCGAAGTACGGGTCGAGAGGCAGTCCGGTCAGCTGCCGCAACTCCTCGGCGTGTGCGACGAGTTCGGCGCAGACGGTCTCGGCGCGCCGGTCCTGCCACACCAGGGCGTCGGTGAGCGGGCGGCCGTCGGCCGGGTCCCAGGCGAGGACGGTCTCACCCTGGTTGGCCAGGCCCAGCGCCACGACGTCCACGCCGGCCGCGGCGAGCGCCTGCCGGCCGGCGGCGACCACGGAGCCGTACAGCTCGGCCGGGTCCACCTCGGCCATTCCGCCGGGCAGATACCGGGGGCGGACCTCGGCGAAGCCGGAGCCCAGCACGCCGCGTTCCGGGCACACGACGAGGGCCTTGGTGCCGGACGTGCCCTGATCGACGGCGAGCACCGGACCGGTCATCGCGCCTTCCCCCGCTCCGCACCGAAGATCCACTCCATACCGAAGATCACTGCGTCAGCCTGCCGCCGTGCCGCACCCGGCGTCAAGCACCTCCGGATATCCAACTTGCCTGCATAAATACTTGAGTTGGCAACAATGGCAAGGCGGAACCCGCCCCTCTATAGTGACCGCCGACCAGCGCGCCACCCCACCATCGCCGCCCACAGGAGTGCTGTTGCTACGCCACCCCGCCCCGCCCGTGCGCCCGTGGCCCGGGGCCGCCGGCTGATGGCCAGAGAAGGACCCCGTCCCTCCTACGACCCAGCCGGCCCCGACCAGGCCCTGCGCGCCGCGCTGCAGGACCTGCGCACCGGCCGCTGGATGGCCATGCGCGCGCTGCTCGCGGACACCGCGCCCGGGTGGCAGTGGACCCAGCGCACCCAGGTCCTCGCAGCGGCCGCGGCCGGCACCGATGTGGTGCGCGCGTGGCTCGTGGAGGATCCGGGCAGCGTCCACGCCGCGGTGATGCACGCGCGGGTCGGCGTGGAGCGGGCGCTGCGGGCCCAGCGGGAGAAGCACCTGCGCACCCACGAGCTGTGGATCGAGGCCTGGGACGCCGCCCAGTCCGCCACCCGGATCGCCCCGCGGGACCCCGTGCCCTGGGTGTGCCTGCTCGCGCTCGCCCAGCTGGATCCGGAGCAGCGCTGGGAGGAGCACCGGGAGGCCGCGCCCGAGCCGATGCTGCCGCCCGGCCCCTGGGGGCTGCTGGCCGAGGCCGGCCGGCGCGACCCGTACAACCGCGAGGCCCACCACCGGATGCTCCAGTTCCTGTACGCGCGCGGCGGCTCGGGCCGGCTCGCGGAGGCCGCCGGCTATGCGCAGTGGGCGGCCGGGCGGGCACCGGCCGGTTCCGCGCTGCATGTGCTGCCGCTGTACGTCCGCGTCGAGCGCTACCGGCGCGACAGCGGGCACGACGCGGCGCTCGACCTGCACTGGGTGGCGGAGGACGCGGCGCGCGAGGCGGAGCGTGCTCTGCGCTCCTGGTTCGAGCAGACGCACCGTGCCGAGCGCTCCCTGCTGGACCTCAACCATCTGGCGCACGCCCTGTGGGGCTCGCTGCAGTTCCCCGACGCTGCGCGGGTGTTCGACGCCATCGGCCCGTACTTCACACCCCCGCCCTGGATGTACCGCACGCCCGACCGGGGCCGTGCCGTGGAGGTCTTCACCCAGGCCCGGGAGCGCTGCCGGGCCGCCGCGGACGGCTCCCGCCCCTGAAAGTCCCGGAAAGTCACTGAAGGTCCTGAACACGCCCTGTTCTCAAGCCCGTTGACCCGGAGGTCCCCCGCATGTCCCCCAACCCCGATCCCTCGCCCGCCCCGGGCCTGCCCCAGCAGGACGAGGAGCGGCGGCTGCGCGAACTCGGCTACCGGCCGGTGCTGGCCCGCCGCATGGGCGGCTTCGGCAATTTCGCGATCAGCTTCTCGGTGATCTCGATCCTGTCCGGCTGCATGACCCTGTACGGCTTCGGCCTGAACACCGGCGGCCCGGCCGTGATGCTGTGGGGCTGGGCGGGCGTCGGCCT from Streptomyces roseochromogenus subsp. oscitans DS 12.976 encodes the following:
- a CDS encoding FadR/GntR family transcriptional regulator gives rise to the protein MPLDALRPSSLVDQATQRLREEITSGTWAVGTKLPGETALASTLGVGRSTVREALRALAGAGLVQARQGAGVFVTATTPREDWPTRLRQSAITDIYEVRAMLEVEAAQLAAQRRTPDDVIALNDAMDRRRHAAAGTNAEFVDADISLHAAVVAAAHNPVLTGLFTEFLPSLRKGLVDLLELAGLRAADPHDGEDSHAALVDAVARGDADAAGDILRTELEQTLARLKAV
- a CDS encoding thioesterase II family protein, whose protein sequence is MSTSPLIRPYPYPTPPVARWKILFFPHSGGSPASYKEFAACLAGSAHTAAVHYPGRAERYREPSFTSVHTLADEIADRLPAWLGESPALFFGHSLGAAIAYEVVRRVPDQHRMLLVASGHPAPSRLELPPLAGPGGDPDGPLVSLVSALGGDTPEILEHPVLRQMFLPVIRADLTAHAGYRPAPGSVIRCPLIALEGDADPLTNRSDMHAWSKHTLSTFHHHTFPGGHFFINHHIPRITDIMRAAMRQEEAAA
- a CDS encoding ABC transporter ATP-binding protein, giving the protein MTDTGVLRADAVDVVRDGTPILAGVSVTVGAGQHWALLGPNGAGKSTLLSLLGARQHPTRGTVHVLGHQLGRVDMRELHQHVGHVNPRHPLRTPLTVRQVVVTGVTGSVEPPPRWAPTSQQEHEADQLIKLLGLAHRAAARWTTLSQGERGRALIARALLPQPRVLLLDEPATGLDLAGREQLIEHLEGLPAAYPGLATVLVTHHLEELPSTVTHAALLRDGRCLAAGPVDGVLTSDRVSMCFDHPVQLSRSRGRWTVRTHRTRVAP
- a CDS encoding MFS transporter yields the protein MKRGQLSFLTSTHLVDDLYQGAIPALLPFLMSERHYSYAAVSGLAFAASGISSLFQPLFGLIADRSTRTWLVPTGFCSAAAGVSAAGLVHNYWLTWVLFALAGIGIAAYHPPATSHARAAGGSSQTAMSVFAVGGTVGGALAPPLVTLVVGDLGLAGSWLLAIPAVVWAVLWAVKGPWMRWRGHEAVQPLNAARNKQSGGAADDWRAFGRLVAVILGWSVPFVAVNSMVALHAQRDLHQSKAVGAAVLTAYVAAQAIGMLGGGWMGDRYGRMVTIRWGYLLSLPLLAGVAWSPSLPVLAVCAALFGAAMFLSFAAQVTLAQDYLPNRPGTASGLALGMAIAAGGLCSPLLGWLADAHGLRSAFWALVAVFVVPTVLALTLQDRRLAAAEPQPAAAVAEGAAG
- a CDS encoding FAD-binding protein; translated protein: MTEPGTTGPGTTGPGTTGPGTTGPGTTGPRSERATSRFVDVLVVGAGPAGLAAAARLAATGAGRVAVLEREQQAGGVPRHCAHGGFGTWTRPLTGPRYARLLTEAAERAGAVIRTWMTVLDWAGT
- a CDS encoding NAD(P)/FAD-dependent oxidoreductase, with translation PVLTAVGPGGPETIEARAVVLATGARERPRTARLVPGTRPAGVYTTGELQQAVHLFGQDVGARAVVVGAEDVSYAAAATVRAAGAEVVALVTEHPRAQTGRARARAARLCQGIPLLTDTTVAELLGRGRLSGVRVRHRDGRTAVLVCDTVVFTGDFVPDHELARRGGLALDPGTRGPAVDGALHTSRPGVFAAGNVVHAVERAGTAAGEGAGVAGAVLDFLAGKPWPEPGLPLAVEAPLRWIAPNRITPAAPPARYVLRTSTPLTRPVLRIHQDGRLLHSERPGLGAALPNRPLTLTARWTGRVDPKGGEVRVSLA
- the leuA gene encoding 2-isopropylmalate synthase, whose translation is MPHHRYQPAHDRVDVPLADAEREWPSRRIETAPLWVPVDLRDGNQALPEPMDTARKRRMFDLLCAMGFKEIEVAYPSASQTDFDFVRHLATSGAVAQDVTVSVFTPARPELIDRTIDSVAGLPRVLVHMYTPSAPTWRNVVLGRDRADLKKMILDAAGHLMHRAEQKLAGADVRFEFSPEVFNLTEPDFALDVCNSVTSLWDASPDRPVVINLPATVEISTPNVYADQIEYMHKHLDRRDAVILSVHPHNDRGTGVACAELAVLAGAQRVEGCLFGNGERTGNVDLVTLVLNLYTQGVNPMIDLSDIDAVRQVVEECIRIPVHVRHPYAGDLVHTAFSGTHQDAISKGLVRHAQEAEDLDVPASEAPWKVPYLPIDPADIGRTYEEVIRVNSQSGKGGIAHLLHAGQGLDLPQAMRPDFYRTVQQVTDDTGQELSGEELWKLFHAAYLAPVHDGPYVLDGWTTRQDGVEHEFTATVVSPDARTPVRGIGNGPLAALTNALVQAGVTVDILTYSEHATATGPDAPAAAYAYCRTAGQDVWGAGWDTSILTASVQAVMAAVNRAHGAARD
- a CDS encoding aminoacyl--tRNA ligase-related protein — encoded protein: MTATLSGVHADDGLPALDPAPTRLAETLDRLCTDWAQATGATPLTVPPLLRVEDLARLGVYENFPQLALVSSSLNVEDTSSGCLAQQAAAGRFTPKALHSAQLALPSSACYGVYLHYQGRQLDEAGALVTVLGQCYRNEDHYDGLRRLKAFRMREVICLGTAEQAAAHLEHSSQFIERLTAAIGLPVRRHAASDPFYDQNGDRAAFQRVVTVKHEYHYGGMAIASVNTHHKFFGERCDITVPGEDVSASTSCVGFGIERWLHALADHFGDWSHAQAAVEKAARSISS